The Caretta caretta isolate rCarCar2 chromosome 15, rCarCar1.hap1, whole genome shotgun sequence genome window below encodes:
- the FZD10 gene encoding frizzled-10 — MGPARRNVMQTLWLFSRLVCFCTGISSIDIDRPGDGRCQPIEIPMCKDIGYNMTRMPNLMGHENQREAAIQLHEFAPLVEYGCHSHLKFFLCSLYAPMCTEQVSTPIPACRVMCEQARLKCSPIMEQFNFKWPDSLDCSKLPNKNDPNYLCMEAPNNGSDEPPRGSSMLPPMFRPQRPSNGHDLQQHKDSLGRATCENPGKFHHVEKSASCAPLCTPGVDVYWSKDDKQFAVIWIAVWSILCFFSSAFTVLTFLIDPQRFKYPERPIIFLSMCYCVYSVGYIIRLFSGAESIACDRDSGQLYVIQEGLESTGCTIVFLVLYYFGMASSLWWVILTLTWFLAAGKKWGHEAIEANSSYFHLAAWAIPAVKTIMILVMRRVAGDELTGLCYVGSMDVNALTGFVLIPLACYLIIGTSFILSGFVALFHIRRVMKTGGENTDKLEKLMVRIGVFSVLYTVPATCVIACYFYERLNMDYWKIVAMQYKCKMNNQTKHLDCMMNNSIPAVEIFMVKIFMLLVVGITSGMWIWTSKTLQSWQNVCSQRLKKRSRRKPASVITNSGIYKKTQHPQKTHHAKYESALQPPTCV, encoded by the coding sequence ATGGGGCCGGCGAGGAGGAACGTCATGCAAACTCTCTGGCTGTTCTCGCGTCTGGTTTGCTTTTGCACTGGGATAAGCTCCATAGACATTGACCGCCCGGGCGACGGGAGATGCCAGCCCATAGAAATCCCCATGTGCAAGGATATAGGGTACAACATGACTAGGATGCCTAACCTGATGGGACATGAGAACCAAAGGGAAGCTGCCATTCAGCTGCATGAGTTTGCCCCCTTGGTGGAGTATGGCTGTCACAGCCACTTGAAATTCTTCCTCTGCTCTCTCTATGCCCCTATGTGCACAGAGCAGGTCTCCACGCCAATCCCAGCCTGTAGGGTTATGTGTGAGCAGGCCAGGCTGAAATGCTCTCCCATCATGGAACAATTTAATTTCAAGTGGCCGGACTCCTTAGACTGCAGCAAATTGCCCAACAAGAATGACCCCAATTACCTATGCATGGAAGCCCCTAACAACGGATCGGATGAGCCacccagaggctccagcatgtTGCCACCCATGTTCAGGCCACAGCGGCCGAGCAATGGTCATGATTTGCAGCAGCACAAGGACAGCCTCGGTAGAGCCACCTGTGAAAATCCTGGCAAGTTCCACCATGTGGAAAAGAGTGCTTCCTGTGCCCCACTCTGCACACCCGGGGTTGATGTTTACTGGAGCAAGGATGACAAACAGTTTGCTGTCATCTGGATTGCCGTCTGGTCCATCTTGTGTTTCTTTTCCAGTGCTTTCACCGTACTCACTTTTCTGATAGATCCCCAGCGCTTCAAATACCCTGAAAGGCCCATCATCTTCCTGTCTATGTGCTATTGTGTCTATTCTGTGGGGTACATTATTCGCCTCTTTTCAGGCGCTGAGAGCATCGCCTGTGACAGAGACAGTGGTCAACTTTATGTTATCCAGGAGGGGCTGGAAAGCACTGGATGCACCATTGTGTTCCTGGTCCTATATTATTTTGGTATGGCAAGCTCATTGTGGTGGGTAATTTTGACTTTAACTTGGTTTCTGGCTGCTGGGAAGAAATGGGGTCACGAAGCAATTGAAGCAAACAGCAGCTACTTTCATTTGGCAGCATGGGCCATTCCAGCTGTGAAGACCATAATGATATTAGTTATGAGAAGGGTAGCTGGAGATGAACTGACAGGATTGTGCTATGTTGGAAGCATGGATGTAAATGCCTTGACTGGGTTTGTACTCATTCCTTTAGCTTGTTATCTAATCATAGGCACTTCTTTTATTCTGTCTGGTTTTGTGGCCCTCTTCCATATCAGGAGGGTGATGAAAACAGGTGGAGAAAACACAGACAAGTTGGAGAAACTTATGGTCAGGATTGGTGTCTTCTCAGTCTTATATACAGTGCCTGCTACATGTGTAATAGCTTGCTACTTTTATGAAAGACTTAACATGGATTATTGGAAAATTGTGGCAATGCAATATAAATGCAAGATGAACAATCAAACTAAACATTTGGACTGCATGATGAATAATTCCATTCCTGCAGTAGAAATTTTCATGGTGAAAATTTTTATGTTGTTGGTTGTGGGCATTACTAGTGGTATGTGGATCTGGACTTCCAAGACTCTTCAATCCTGGCAAAATGTTTGCAGTCAGAGATTAAAGAAGAGAAGTAGGAGAAAACCTGCAAGTGTTATTACAAACAGTGGAATCTACAAAAAAACTCAACATCCACAGAAAACTCACCATGCAAAATATGAATCAGCATTACAGCCACCTACTTGTGTATGA